A segment of the Pirellulales bacterium genome:
GCGTCGCGCCAGCGGTCGAGCACCGCCTGTCGCAAGGGGGGATGCCCCGGCGTCGAGCCATATTGCAGCGCGGCCTGGGTATGGGCCGTGTCTTTCAGCAACAGATCAAAAGCCTGGCTGGTGGGGGTGACGGGCAGCGTCCGCTGATCGACGAACCCGGCGGCCAGCGAGATCAACTCGGGATCGGCCAGCGCCTTGTTGATCAGCTCGGCAATGGGTTGCGGACCCGTTCGCTGCGCGCGCTGGCTGAGTTTTATAGGCGCGGACATGGTATTAAACTCGCGACATTTCGAGTGGCTGCCGGATGAGACTGGCAGCATAGGAAAGCTGCGCGGCGCGGGTCAAGGTCGGCCGGGCCATGCGGTGGCACGCTCGGGCAGCTGGACGCAGCGTCGCCATGGCGGCCAAGATGATGGCAATGACAGCAACCCAGCCAGGTCCGACGGCCGCCGAACAGCCGTGGTCAAGATCCGCTCCCGGCTGGTTGGGGGCCCTGGTCGACCTGATCGTGCCGCCGCGCTGCGCGTTGTGCACTACCGACTTGGCTGCCAGTTGCCCGCCGATGCTCTGCGGCACTTGCAAGCTTGGGCTGAGCACGGGCGCTGGTGAGCTACGCTGCTTGCGCTGTGCTGCTGTCTTGACGACGGGCGACCGTTTGCAGCCGCGCGATGGCTGCTACTTCTGCCGCGAGACCAAGGTGTCGTTCCAGGCCGCGGCCGCCTTTGGTCGTTACGACGGGCTGCTGCGCGAGGCGCTGCTGCGGATGAAGCACTCGTCGGACGACCATCTTTCCCAGGCCATCGGAGCGCTCTGTGCCGCACGGCTCGACGACCAGGTCCGGCGCTGGTGGGCGGACCGCATTGTGCCCGTGCCGCTCCACTGGCAGCGACGCTGGCAACGCGGCAGCAATAGCGCCGAGATCGTCGGCACGGCGTTGGCTCGGCGGCTGAACCTGCCGCTGGCGCGCCGCAGCGTCGTCCGGCGCCGGCCGACGTCGCCACAGGTCGGGCTGCTGCCCCATCAACGGCAGCGGAACGTGGCCGATGCTTTTCGCGTGCGGCGCCCGGAAGACGTCGCAGGCCAGCGGGTGATCATCGTCGACGACATCCTCACGACGGGCGCCACGGTCAACGAATTGGCCCGGACCCTGCGACGCGCGGGTGCCGGCTGGATCGGCGTGGTCGCCGTGGCCCGTACTGACCATGCCCAAGAGTCGCCGGCCGGGCTAGACTTGGGCCTATGACATCCGCGTCACGAATCCGACTGGGTACCCGGGGCAGCGCCTTGGCGCGCTGGCAGGCCGACTGGGTAGCGAATCAATTGCGCCAGCAGGGCGTCGAGGTGACGCTCGTCGAGATCGTCACGCGCGGCGACGTCAAAGCGGGTCCGCTGGGCTCGCTGGGTGGCCAAGGGTTGTTCACCAAAGAGATCCAGCGCGCACTCGTCGACGGGCAAATCGATCTGGCCGTGCACAGCCTGAAGGACCTGCCGACACAGCCGGTCCCAGGGCTGACCCTGGCCGCCGTGCCGCCCCGCGCCTCGTCGAGCGACGTGCTCATCGCCCGCGAAGCCGCCTCGTGGGAGCGGCTGCGCGAGGGAGCGATCGTCGGCACCGGCAGTTTGCGGCGCCGCGCCCAGCTCTGGCACCGTCGCGCGGACCTGTGGATGGAGGACATTCGCGGCAACGTCGACACGCGGTTGAAAAAGCTCGACGAGGGGCAATACGACGCCATTGTGCTGGCCGAGGCGGGCCTCGCCAGGTTGGGATTGTCCCAGCACGTGACCGAGGTACTGCCGCCGGACGTCATGCTCCCGGCCGTGGGACAGGGGGCCCTAGGGCTCGAAACGCGCGAGCAGGACCAGCCAACGCGCGCGTGCCTGCGGGCGCTCGATGACGCGGCCACGCATGCGAGCGTGCTGGCAGAACGGGCCCTGCTGGCGGCGCTGCGTGGCGGCTGCATGGCACCCGTCGCGGCGCTGGGCACGGTGACACCGGCGGGACGCTTGCAGCTTGCTGCGCGCGTGCTGGCGATCGACGGTCGCCGGCAACTCGCGGCGCGTGGCGACGCGGCGCTCGATGAGGCCGCAGCGCTCGGCCGGCGTCTCGCCGAGCAGTTGCTGGCACAGGGTGCCGAGGAACTGATTCATTCGGCCCGAGCTTCGGGCATCCCGCCGCAGGACGGTGCATAGGCGGATCTTGCCGAATCGGCGAATCGTGCGCCGCAACCGGCAACTCATGCCGGATCGTCGTCTTGAGCCGTTCGACCGGCGCGCACGCGGAAATTTTTCTGCACCGTTGCGCAAGTCGCTTGCGCTCGAACGGTTAGTCACGCTGGCGCATCTGCATGGCGACGCCCGCCACGCGCCATGGCACGCACCTTGCTAACAGCCGGGCGTCGGCAAGGACGACCGACGCATTGCGACGAGGTACGACACGATGCCCTACGGACTTTATCTCTCGGCCGAAGGCGCCGCCGCGCAAGCCAGGCGGATGGAGGTCATTTCCCACAACCTGGCCAACGTCGATACGACCGGCTTCAAGCGCGATCTGGCCGTCTGCCAGGCACGCTATGCCGAAACGACCGCCCGCGGTCTCGACGAACAAGGGTCGGGCACGATTAACGATCTGGGCGGCGGAGTCGCGGTGCGCGAAACCAAGACCGACTTCTCCAATGGCCCCATGCAGCACACGGGCCTGCCGACCGACCTGGCGATCAACGGCCGCGGGTTCTTCATGATCCGCAAGCCGGAGGGCGATTTCCTCTCGCGCGCCGGCAATTTTTCGCTCAGCGGTACCGGCCAGCTGGTGACTCAAGAAGGCTACCCGGTGCTCGACGACGCCGGCACCCCGGTGGTCATCACCCCCGATGCGCCGTGGACCTTCACTCCCGATGGCGGCGTCTTGCAGGCCGGCAGCCGGGTGAACCTGGCCTTGGTCGAGCCTGAATCGCTCGGTCAGTTGCAAAAGGTCGGCGAAAACCTGTTTGCGCCCGGCGGCGAGTTGCTGCCGATCGCGCAGGGTGATCGGAGCGTGGCCCGGGGATTCATCGAACGCTCGGGCGTCAAGCCCACGCTGGAGATGATGGACCTGATCGAAGCGTCGCGGGCGTTCGAGGCCAATGTGACTTTGATCAAACACCAGGACCAGATGATCGGCGGCCTGACCAGCCGCGTCCTTCGGGCCTGATCCGAGTAATTCAACTCCCTAGAACTTTCGACACGGGCTTAAACGCATGAGCATTCAAACGCTCTACACGGCTGCGACGGGCATGGAAGCCCTCGAAACCAAGCTCGACGTCATCGCCAACAATCTGGCGAACGTCAATACGACCGCTTACAAGAAGACCCGGGCTAACTTCGAAGACCTGTTCTACCGCCAGTACATCCTGCCGGGGCTGCCGGACAACAACGGCCAGTTCACGCCGACGGGCATCTCGGTCGGGCTTGGCACGCGTGTGCAAAGCACCCAGACCGACTTTCAGCAGGGTGCGTTTCAGGAAACGAACCGCACGCTCGACGTGGCCATCGAGGGTGAAGGGTTCTTTCAGGTCCAGGATCCCGGCTCGGGGTCGATCCTCTTCACGCGCGCCGGCAACCTGTCGATCAACTCCAACGGCAGCCTGGTCGTCGGCTCGGCAAGCACGGGCCGGTTGATCGAACCGCAGATCACGATCCCACAGGACACGACCGACATTTCGATCACGAGCTCGGGACAGATCCTGGTGCGTCAGCCCGGTCAACAGGGGCTGTCGCAGGTGGGCCAGTTGCAATTGGCACGGTTCATCAATTCCGAAGGTCTGCTCAAGCTGGGCGAAAACATGTACGCGCAAACCGACGCCTCGGGCCAGCCGCTGCTGGACAACCCGCAGCAGAACGGCTTTGGCGCGTTGCGTCAGAATTTTCTCGAGGCTTCGAACGTCGAGCCAGTGCGCGAGCTGATCGACTTGATTACCACGCAACGGGCCTTCGAGCTGAACTCGCAGGCCGTGCAAGCCGGCGATCAGATGCTGCAGCTCATCGGCAACTTGCGGCGGTTCTAAGCAGAGTAGGCAACGCGAATGAATCGCTTGTATCGAGTACGAATCGGGCAAACTACGCGGCTGGCAGCCGGCGCGGTCCTGACCATCTGCTGTCTGGCCACAGCAGGGCGCGCGGCCGACGTGCAGTTGCGACGCGAATGCCAGCCCAAATCTGCCCTGGTGACACTGGGCGACGTGGCCGAGGTCCGCACGACCGATGTTGCCGAGTTACAACGTTGGGAATCGATCGAGTTGTTCCCTGCGCCGGCATCTGGTCAGAAACGCTTGCTGACCGCCACCGAATTGCGCCAGGTGCTTGCTCGCCGCGGCACCGATCTCAAGCAGTGTGTCTTCTCGGGCTCGAGCGTGGTCACCATCTTGGGGGCCGCCCAGACCGAAGTTCAGGCGGAACGCGAAGGGAAGCAAATCGCCCGGCGACAACAGGTCGAAGCCACGCTCGAGCACGCCATTGCCGCGTACCTCGCGAACCAGGGGCTGCCGACCGAGGGCTTGTCGCTGGAGATCGAGGTGAGCCGCATGCCGGTCACCGTCGGCCGCATTACAGCCTGGCACATCTCGGGCGGAGCGGCCCCCTGGGTCGGGCGGCAGCAGTTCCTGGCTCGGGGCATGATCGACGAACAACCCGTCGAGCTGATCGTCACGGCCGAGGTGAGGTTGCCGGCGGCCATCGTCGTGGCCGCGGCGCCGATCGTCCGCGGCGCGATCATTCAAGCCACCGACGTACGCCTCGAAGTGCCCCCACGCACGAACGCTGGCGAACAATACTTCCAGGCCATCGAAGATGTCATCGGCAACGAGGCCGCCGCGGCGATCAGCGAGGGGAATCCCGTCACTGAACGGTCCGTGCGACGCCCGTTGCTCGTGCGTCGCGGTGAAGTTGTCACGGTGCGTGCCGTCAGCGGCGGCGTGTCGGTCGAGACCAATGCCCGGGCTCGCCAGGACGGCAGTCAGGGCGACGTGATCACGGTCGAAGCGATCGGAGCCAAGCAGAGCTATTTCGCGCGAGTCACCGGCGTACAAACCGTCGAGGTTTATGCCCGGGCGGTGGCGATGCCGATGAGTACGCCCGAGCCGGCGCCTGCCGAGCCGAACCATCCCGCGCCGGTCTCGCCGCTGCCCGCGCAGAAGCCGACAGTGAATCACGCGGCCAGGCAACCGACCCCGCCCGTGCAGTTGGCCGCATCGCCGGCGTCGCCGTCCGAGCCCACGGCGGTCTGGACGGCGCAGCGTAACGCCAGCAATCGCCCAGCCACGGTTCGCCTGACAGGTGGGCCGCCGGCCAGCGGCGCGCGGACCGAAGCCAACGCTGTATCGCGCCCCGGCGCGGATCGCTGGGTCAAACGGAGGTCACGATGAGAATCGCCTTGCTCGCAAGCCTGTTCGCCGTTGCGGCCGCGCTGCCGGGGCAGGTCTTGGCTCAAAGCGCCAGCCTGTTCGGCGATCCGCGGATGCGCACCGAACTGACGTTGCGCGACGCTTCGTGGACCTTTCTCGAGGTCGAGCCGCCCCGTGATATCCGCGTGCAGGACAAGATCACGGTCATCGTCGACGAGAAGTCGCAGTTGATCAGCGAGGGCGAGGTCCAGCGCCGCAAGACGTCGAACCTCGATGCCCGGCTGCAAGACTGGATTAAGCTCGATGACTTCGCCCTCAAGCCGGCACCGCAGGAAGACGGCGACCCGCGCATCCGAGGCCAGTTGAACAGTACGTTCCGCACGCAGTCGGATTTGGAAACGCAAGACGGGCTCAAGTTCCGCATCGCCGCCACGGTGGTCGATATCCGCGCCAACGGCGACCTGGTGCTCGAGGCCCATCGTACGATTCAGATCAACGAAGAAGTCTGGGAACAGTCGCTCACCGGGATCGTGCGCCGCGAGGACGTGCTGCCGAACAACACGGTACTCAGCGAAGACATCGCCGAGCTGCGGATTGTCAAGCGTGAGGTCGGCAGCGTGCGCGACGGCTATCGCCGCGGCTGGTTCCTGCGCATCCTCGATCGCTATCAACCCTTCTAAGCTGTACACGGTGCCGTCATGGATCGACGCCTGATGATCATCCTGCTCGCGGCCTTGATGTGCCTGGCGGTGCTGGGCGCGCCGCGGGCCGTGGCCGCCACGCGGATCTCGCACATCTGCCGGGTCAAGGGCCAGGAAGAGAACACGTTGCAGGGCATCGGTCTGGTCATCGGTCTCAAAGGGACCGGCGACGGCGGCCAGTTCTTGCCCACGATCCGCCCCTTGGCGACCGCCCTGCAATTGATGCGCAATCCCGTCGGCAAGGGCGGGCCGCTGGAATTGAAAGACGCGAAAAACGTGGCGCTGGTGATGGTGACGGCCACGATTCCGCCCACTGGCGCGCGGCAGGGCGACAAAATCGATTGCACCATCAGCTCGATCGGCGCCGCCAAGAGCCTGGCCGGCGGACAGTTGTTCCTCGCCCCGCTACAAGGGCCGGATATCGAAAGCGAGCGCGTGTTCGCCTTCGCGACGGGCCCCATCTCGCTCGACGACGCCGCGACACCCACCACGGGCAAGATCCATCAGGGTTGCCGGCTGGAAGAGGATTTCTTCAATCCTTTCACGAAGGACGACCGGCTGACGCTCGTGCTCGACCGCAATCATGCGAACTTCGAGCTCGCCTCGGACGTGGCCGAAGCCATCAACTCGCAATTGCAAATCGCCAACAACGACGGCTACCTCGCCCGGGCCATCGACTCGGTCAATGTCGAAGTGATGATTCCGGCCGATTATCGCAATGACCCGGTGCTGTTCGTCTCCGAGGTGATGCGCTTGCCGCTGCTGGAAGTGCAGACCGAGGCCCGTGTCGTGATCAACGAGCGCACGGGGAGCATCGTGGTCGACGGCGACGTCGAAATCGGGCCCGTCGTCGTCACGCACAAGAACGTCGTCGTGCAAACCGGCGCGCCGCCGACGGGCGATCGCTTCGTGGCCGTGGCGCCCGGGCTCAAGCGGCCGGAGGCCAAGCTGCAGGCGCTGCTCGAGTCGTTGAACGCCGTGAAGGTGCCGAACGAGGACATCATCGAGATCATCAAAGGTCTCGATCGGACCGGAAAACTGCACGCCAAGTTAATCGTCGAGTAGGCATTCGGCAGCGCCCCGCACCCGATCCAGCCGTCAGGAAAGTCCAAGATGAACACGATCAGCCCCGCGGGTTTGCCGTCTGCGCTCGACACCTATGCCCGGCTTTCGGCCGCGCCGCCGGCAGCCGATGCCGCGAAGCTGGCGCGGGCCGGCGAGCAAGAGGAACGCGCCGCCTTTGACCAGTTCGTCGGCGAGGCGTTCTATGGCCAGCTGCTCGGCGCGATGCGCAAGACCGTGGGCAAAGCCGCCTATTTCAACGGCGGCCGGGCCGAA
Coding sequences within it:
- the flgF gene encoding flagellar basal-body rod protein FlgF, producing MPYGLYLSAEGAAAQARRMEVISHNLANVDTTGFKRDLAVCQARYAETTARGLDEQGSGTINDLGGGVAVRETKTDFSNGPMQHTGLPTDLAINGRGFFMIRKPEGDFLSRAGNFSLSGTGQLVTQEGYPVLDDAGTPVVITPDAPWTFTPDGGVLQAGSRVNLALVEPESLGQLQKVGENLFAPGGELLPIAQGDRSVARGFIERSGVKPTLEMMDLIEASRAFEANVTLIKHQDQMIGGLTSRVLRA
- a CDS encoding flagellar basal body P-ring protein FlgI — encoded protein: MDRRLMIILLAALMCLAVLGAPRAVAATRISHICRVKGQEENTLQGIGLVIGLKGTGDGGQFLPTIRPLATALQLMRNPVGKGGPLELKDAKNVALVMVTATIPPTGARQGDKIDCTISSIGAAKSLAGGQLFLAPLQGPDIESERVFAFATGPISLDDAATPTTGKIHQGCRLEEDFFNPFTKDDRLTLVLDRNHANFELASDVAEAINSQLQIANNDGYLARAIDSVNVEVMIPADYRNDPVLFVSEVMRLPLLEVQTEARVVINERTGSIVVDGDVEIGPVVVTHKNVVVQTGAPPTGDRFVAVAPGLKRPEAKLQALLESLNAVKVPNEDIIEIIKGLDRTGKLHAKLIVE
- the flgA gene encoding flagellar basal body P-ring formation chaperone FlgA, giving the protein MNRLYRVRIGQTTRLAAGAVLTICCLATAGRAADVQLRRECQPKSALVTLGDVAEVRTTDVAELQRWESIELFPAPASGQKRLLTATELRQVLARRGTDLKQCVFSGSSVVTILGAAQTEVQAEREGKQIARRQQVEATLEHAIAAYLANQGLPTEGLSLEIEVSRMPVTVGRITAWHISGGAAPWVGRQQFLARGMIDEQPVELIVTAEVRLPAAIVVAAAPIVRGAIIQATDVRLEVPPRTNAGEQYFQAIEDVIGNEAAAAISEGNPVTERSVRRPLLVRRGEVVTVRAVSGGVSVETNARARQDGSQGDVITVEAIGAKQSYFARVTGVQTVEVYARAVAMPMSTPEPAPAEPNHPAPVSPLPAQKPTVNHAARQPTPPVQLAASPASPSEPTAVWTAQRNASNRPATVRLTGGPPASGARTEANAVSRPGADRWVKRRSR
- a CDS encoding flagellar basal body L-ring protein FlgH — translated: MRIALLASLFAVAAALPGQVLAQSASLFGDPRMRTELTLRDASWTFLEVEPPRDIRVQDKITVIVDEKSQLISEGEVQRRKTSNLDARLQDWIKLDDFALKPAPQEDGDPRIRGQLNSTFRTQSDLETQDGLKFRIAATVVDIRANGDLVLEAHRTIQINEEVWEQSLTGIVRREDVLPNNTVLSEDIAELRIVKREVGSVRDGYRRGWFLRILDRYQPF
- the hemC gene encoding hydroxymethylbilane synthase; the encoded protein is MTSASRIRLGTRGSALARWQADWVANQLRQQGVEVTLVEIVTRGDVKAGPLGSLGGQGLFTKEIQRALVDGQIDLAVHSLKDLPTQPVPGLTLAAVPPRASSSDVLIAREAASWERLREGAIVGTGSLRRRAQLWHRRADLWMEDIRGNVDTRLKKLDEGQYDAIVLAEAGLARLGLSQHVTEVLPPDVMLPAVGQGALGLETREQDQPTRACLRALDDAATHASVLAERALLAALRGGCMAPVAALGTVTPAGRLQLAARVLAIDGRRQLAARGDAALDEAAALGRRLAEQLLAQGAEELIHSARASGIPPQDGA
- a CDS encoding rod-binding protein — translated: MNTISPAGLPSALDTYARLSAAPPAADAAKLARAGEQEERAAFDQFVGEAFYGQLLGAMRKTVGKAAYFNGGRAEEMFQGQLDQTLSQDLARNNAGGLTEGMYQLFRLTRS
- a CDS encoding ComF family protein; the encoded protein is MTATQPGPTAAEQPWSRSAPGWLGALVDLIVPPRCALCTTDLAASCPPMLCGTCKLGLSTGAGELRCLRCAAVLTTGDRLQPRDGCYFCRETKVSFQAAAAFGRYDGLLREALLRMKHSSDDHLSQAIGALCAARLDDQVRRWWADRIVPVPLHWQRRWQRGSNSAEIVGTALARRLNLPLARRSVVRRRPTSPQVGLLPHQRQRNVADAFRVRRPEDVAGQRVIIVDDILTTGATVNELARTLRRAGAGWIGVVAVARTDHAQESPAGLDLGL
- the flgG gene encoding flagellar basal-body rod protein FlgG produces the protein MSIQTLYTAATGMEALETKLDVIANNLANVNTTAYKKTRANFEDLFYRQYILPGLPDNNGQFTPTGISVGLGTRVQSTQTDFQQGAFQETNRTLDVAIEGEGFFQVQDPGSGSILFTRAGNLSINSNGSLVVGSASTGRLIEPQITIPQDTTDISITSSGQILVRQPGQQGLSQVGQLQLARFINSEGLLKLGENMYAQTDASGQPLLDNPQQNGFGALRQNFLEASNVEPVRELIDLITTQRAFELNSQAVQAGDQMLQLIGNLRRF